The DNA window GTTAATAGGAATCAATTTTTCTCCTTCTGCCATAAATAAAATTATTAGATTTTTTGTAGGTTTTCAAAACATGCTAAGATAACCAATTTCATAGTGTTTACAGAACTTATAAATCCCTTTTTTAATATTTTTTATTAACAAATTTTAACGCTTTTTTTTAATAAGTTACTTGTTAAAAACTTTGATTTTGTAAAGTTTTTTTAGTCTATTAGACTATTCAAATATTTTAAGGTATAGTTTTTGCCTTTTTATACTTGTTTTTACTATTTTTAATGCAGAAAGAGATTAATATGGATGATAATTTTTCCCCAAGAGTTAAAGATGTTATAGCGTTTAGCAAAGAAGAAGCTTTACGTTTAGGCCACGATTTTATAGGCACCGAACATTTAATGTTGGGCTTGCTTCGTGATGGAAGCGGAAAGGCAATAGATATTTTAAGTGCTTTAGATATTGATTTGAATCACTTAAGACGGAAAGTAGAAATTCTTAGTCCTGCTAATCCTAATATTACAATAACATCAAATGAAAAGAAAAACCTTCATTTGACTCGACAAGCAGAGCGTGCTTTAAAAACGACATTTTTAGAAGCTAAACTCTTCCAAAGCACGTCTATTAATACAGCACATTTATTATTGTGCATTCTAAGAAATGAAAACGATCCAACAACTAAGCTTTTAAATAAGCTGAAAGTAGATTACGATAATGTTAAAGAACAATTCAAATTTATGATTACAAACGATGATGATTTTATAGATGAGCCAAAAGCAGAATCTTTTTCTGATGATGAGCCAATAGAAGATGATGATGCTAAACAAAATCCTTTTGGTCAAACAGGGTCAAAATCAACCAAAAAATCTAAAACACCTGTTTTAGATAACTTTGGTAGAGATTTGACTGTAATGGCTGAAGAAGGCAAATTAGATCCCGTTGTAGGTCGAGAAAAAGAAATACAACGTGTGTCACAAATATTAAGTAGACGCAAAAAAAACAATCCCTTACTTATTGGTGAACCTGGTGTTGGTAAATCTGCCATTGCTGAAGGTCTTGCTTTAAGAATTGTAAAGCGTAAAGTATCACGTATTCTTTTTAATAAACGTGTGGTTACATTAGATTTAGCTAGCTTAGTTGCAGGAACAAAATATAGAGGACAGTTTGAAGAACGCATGAAAGCTGTGATGAATGAACTTGAAAAGAATGATGATATCATTTTGTTCATTGACGAAATACATACTATTGTTGGTGCAGGTGGAGCAACTGGTAGTTTGGATGCTTCTAATATGTTCAAGCCTGCATTAGCTCGTGGAGAAATACAATGTATTGGAGCAACAACATTAGATGAATACAGACAATATATTGAAAAAGATGGTGCATTAGAACGTCGTTTTCAGAAAGTAATTGTTGAACCTACAACTGTTGAAGAAACCATTGAAATCCTTAATAATATTAAAGGAAAATACGAAGAACATCACAATGTTGATTATACAGACGAAGCTATTGAAGCTTGTGTGAAATTGACCAATAGATATATGACTGAACGGTTTTTACCAGACAAAGCTATTGATGCCTTAGACGAAGCTGGATCTAGAGTCCACATCACAAATATTGATGTTCCTAAGCAAATATTAGAGCTTGAAAAGAAACTTGAAGAAGTAAAAGAAACTAAAAACACGGTTGTTAAAAAGCAAAAGTATGAAGAAGCTGCTAAACTAAGAGATGATGAAAAACGCTTAGAAAAGGAATTAGCATTAGCACAAGAAAAATGGGAAGAAGAAACCAAACAACATAGAGAAGTAGTGTCAGAAGATAATGTTGCCGATGTTGTTTCTATGATGACTGGAATCCCTGTAAATAGAATTGCTCAAACTGAAAGTAATAAACTCGCTCAATTACCTGAATTAATAAAAGGAAAGGTAATTGGTCAAGACGAAGCTGTTGCTAAGGTTGTTAAAGCTATTCAGCGTAATCGTGCTGGACTTAAAGATCCTAATAAGCCAATTGGTTCATTTATATTTTTAGGACAAACAGGTGTTGGTAAAACGCAGTTAGCTAAAGTATTAGCTCGTGAATTATTTGATAGTGAAGATGCCTTAATAAGAATAGATATGAGTGAATATATGGAGAAATTCGCTATTTCTAGACTTGTTGGAGCACCTCCAGGATATGTTGGTTATGAAGAAGGTGGACAACTTACTGAAAAAGTTAGACGTAAACCCTATGCTGTTATTTTATTAGATGAAATTGAAAAAGCACATCCAGACGTTTTTAATATGATGCTTCAAGTTCTTGATGATGGTTTCTTGACAGATAGTTTAGGTCGTAAAATCGATTTCAGAAACACGATTATTATCATGACCTCTAATATAGGTGCCAGAAAATTGAAAGATTTTGGTCAAGGTGTTGGTTTTGGTACTTCAGCTAAAGCCGCTCAGGCAAGTGACAACTCTAGAAGCATTATTGAAAATGCACTAAAAAAAGCTTTTGCTCCTGAATTTCTTAACAGAATAGATGATGTAATGGTATTCAATGCACTTGAAAAAGATGATATCAATAAAATTATTGATATCGAATTAGCATTCTTAATTAAACGCATAAAAGATTTAGGCTATAAACTTAAATTAAGTACTAAGGCTAAAGATTACATAGCTGAAAAAGGGTTTGATAAGCAATATGGAGCAAGACCTTTAAAACGAGCTATACAGAAGTATATTGAAGATGCATTGGCAGAAGAAATTATTAATTCACAATTGCAAGAAGGTGATACTATTATTATGGATTTAGATACAAAATCTGATGAATTAACTATAAAAATAGAGAAGCCTAAAAAGCAAGCTGAATCATAATATTGATATATCAAATTAAAAACGTCTTGAAATTTCAAGACGTTTTTTTTGCTTTCCATCGTAGTAATTACTAATTTTAGATGTGACTGATGTATTAAAATATGATTTTTGTACCATGCATATTTACGATTACTATATGATAGTAGTTATAAATGAAGGCATTACTGTTACAACTACGCACAACGATGTATTATTAAATGTTGCTGATACCTATTATAAAAATAAACCTTTTGTTTATATCACTCATCGCTTACATTCTTATTCAGTAGATCCTGCCATTTATAAAGAAACTTCTAAAATTAAAAATCTAGCAGGATTTTGTGTAGTTTCCGCAGATTATAAAGCTAAACGCAATGCTGAAATTGAAAAGCTCTTTTTAAATAAACCTTTTGAAATTCTTGATACTATTGAAGAAGCTACTATTTGGGCTAATACAGTCCTTTCTATTTAATGGTATTCCTATAAAAGCATCTTTCTTTATTTTTAACAACTATAAATTACACTTTAAATCAACCATCTGTCAAATTAATTGTAATTGAAACCTTTTAAAATAAAAGTCATTTTTATTTATTTTAGGCTCATAACAATCTTACCATTTAATGATATCAATATTTTAATTCAACAAGATATCTCGTTTCTCATGCTTCGTTCTGTCGATGTGACAAAACACATATTTCAAATCTCAAAATAATGCATACAAAAAGGCAGCTATTTCTAGCTGCCTTTTATATATACCCTTAGGGAATTCCCTAATTATTTAAATCTAATTTACTATTTCCCTGAAGATACTAACTTCTTAGTAACTGAACCTTGATTTGTCGTTAACTTCACATAGAAGACTTGATTAGAAGTTCTTGATAGATCTAATTTAGTTCTACCTGTGGAACCTGCAACATATCTAGTGTTTGTTTCAGTTAATACTAATAAACCTTTAGTATCAAAGAACTCAATAGTTACGTCTGTTCTGTAATCAAACTCATATGTAAGTGTTACCTCATTATCAAATGGTACTGGGAACGCTTTGAAATCAATTTTAGATTCTTCTTTTGAACCAGTTAATGATAGTGGTCTAACATCGCTATTAGAACCTACAGTATAACTAGAATTTCTAGCAGATGGTTCATTATCAATTACCCAAGTATAAACGACATCACAAGTATCTTCATTACCACAATCATCTGTAGCAGTAAATGTTCTTGTTTTAGTATACTCTGTATAATCTAACTCTGCGAATCCACAATCAACAAAGATTGAATCACATCTACTTGAGTTAATATCCCAATCTGCTGGATCACAAGAAGGTGCATTATCAGACGAAGGTGAGAACCATATATTTGATAAGAACACTCCATTCTGATACTCTTCTGTTATCCAAGTACTTGTAGACGAATCGTAAATCAATTCATATGTCAATTCTGGAGCATCATCTCTTGTACCAGTTGCATACTCTGCAATACCATCTCCATTGAATCCTGTTCTTACAAAATTAACTACGGCAAATAAAACGCCATCTTCAATACAACCTATACTCAATTCAGTTGACTCTCCAAAGTACTGTTCTGAACTATCAACATCTGAATATGTTTCAGTTGTTCCTCCTGCATTTCCTTCATCACTGTAAGGTGCTGAAGTTGCAAATGCTGTTGGTGCTGTTTGTACAATACCAAAGTCTTCATCTGCTGGACACTCTAATACTGGTGCAACATCATCACAAGCTTGACCGATAGTCCAAGTGTAAGTAGTCTCACATTCACCAATATTTCCACATCCATCATCTGCTGTAAATGTACGTACTAATGTGTAAGTCGTTGTGCTTGAGTATTCAGGACACTCTAAAGTAAATGCTTTATTATGACCATCTTGCTCTTCAAAGTACCATGCATCAGCATCACATGTTTCAAATGCATCTGCACTTGCTGTTCCTGCTACGAATGGTCCATTTCCGAAATCTTGCATAACTTCATACTGCCCACTACCTGAATTATAAATAACTTCGAAAGTACCATACTGTGGTGATGGGTTTCCGTTAGTTGTTATAGATCCTGCATAATATGGTTTATCATTTTGAGTACCTGCTGGTTGACCTCCCAATGTTAGCACATAGCCTGCTTCAAAAGTAAACACATAATCACCTTCTACATATGCAACTTCTCCTTGCTCTTCAGTAAGTACATCTGTATAATCAGCCGTTTCACCATTACCTTGACAGTTATCTGTCCAAGTTGCTTTATCAATAAAGTCTGGTGTTTCAGTTACAGTACCAAAGTCTTCACCTGCTGGGCAAGTTAATTCTGGTGCTGTTGTATCATTTATAATAAATGTACATACTAATGGATCTGCTGATTTGTTTCCACAACTATCCTCTACATCAAATGTAACTGTTAATGTCGTTGAACAATCTGATTTAGATTCCTCTAATCCGATTACAGTAAATGTTAAGTCTTCAACTGCAGTACAGTTATCAGTATAACATCCGTAAATTGATCCTATTGCTCCTGCTGGAATTCCTCCTACAGTCCATTCTGAATCTACTGATATTACATCTCCATCTACCAGAGAAAGACTTGCATCTTCTGGACAAGCTAAGCCATCCCAATCACTAGTATTAAGAACCATAACTTCATCTGTACACTGACCAGTAGCCATTGGACCTTCAGAATCACCTCCTTGGTAGTTCACTTTGAATGTAGGGTAAACATTACCACAATCATCTTTAACGATGTATTCAAATACTCGTATCCACTCACAATCTGATCCTATAGCTAATTTTTCAATCTTAGTTACATTATCTGCTGTAATATCTGTACAGTTATCTGAGAATAATGCTGCTATATCTTCTTCTGTTGGTTCTCCCAAATCAGAATCTTTACATGCATTTACTGTATTCTCTCCCATTGGAATCTCTCCATCTAATTCTGGAGCCATTGTATCTGCACCACTGTTTACAATTACTAAGTTTGGTAATTTGTTTCCACAAGTATCTTTAATCTCATACTCGTAAGTAGCAGTCCATCCACAATCATCTCCTTGAATATTAGGCTCAAATGGCGTAACCATTACATCTCCACAGTTATCTGTATAAGCATCCTGAATAGCTCCTAAATCTGGCGCTCCTGGATTTTCGCTTAAACACTGTAAGCCTGTAACACCTTCTGGTAAGTTTCCTACCAATTCTGGTGCAGACTTATCTCCACCGTTATGGTAAATTTTAACTGGTGCTGCATAGTTTCCACAGTCATCAACAATTGTATATCTGTATAATACTGCCCATAAGCAATCTGTATTCTCCTCTGGAGATGTGATTACTAAGGTTGCATTTACATTTCCACAGTTATCTGTAAATAAGGCTTCAATCTCCTCCTCTGTTGGTGGAGCTGGTGCTCCTGATAAACATGCGTTTACATCTGATAATCCTTGAGGCAACTCTCCTACTAATATTGGAGCTGTTTCATCAATTACTGTGATTGTTTGTTTTGATGTTATCTCTACGCCACAAGAAACATATGAGAAATGAACTTCAAATGTTCCACAGCTTCCTGTAAATTCATCAGCAACTCCTTGAACCTCTCCATTTATTCCACATGTTCCATCAATACCATTGCTGTAGCCTAAGAATTCTGGCTCATAACTTGCTAAATCCTCACATGCAATACTAACGGATTCGATTGAATCGAATACTGGTGCTGGTGCTGGATTTACTTCTATATCAATCGGACCTGCACTTAATGGACGTCCACATACGTCATATCCTGACCAAGTTACAGTTAACTTTCCACCACATGCATCGTAATCTGGTACGATTGTAGCTTCTAATTCTCCTGAGATATTACATGTTCCTTCTAAACCATTTGTATAGCTTGCATTTGCTGCCATATAACCTGCGGCATCTACACAATCAATACTAGCTGGAAGTAATGGTGTTGTTACACTTGCTTCTGGTGCTGGGTTAACAATGATCTCAATTGGACCTGCACTTAATGGACGTTGACATTCGTCATATCCTGACCAAGTTACAGTTAATTTTCCTCCACATGACGTATAATCTGGTACGATAGTAGCTTCTAATTCTCCTGAGATATTACATGTTCCTTCTAAACCATTTGTATAGCTTGCATTTGCTGCCATATAACCTGCTGCATCTGAACAATCAATACTAGCTGGAAGTTCTGGTGTTGTTACACTTGCTTCTGGTGCTGGATTAACGATGATCTCAATTGGACCTGCACTTAATGGACGTTGACATTCGTCATATCCTGACCAAGTTACAGTTAACTTTCCTCCACATGACGTATAATCTGGTACGATAGTAGCTTCTAATTCTCCTGAGATATTACATGTTCCTTCTAAACCATTTGTATAGCTTGCATTTGCTGCCATATAACCTGCTGCATCTGAACAATCAATACTAGTTGGAAGTTCTGGTGTTGTTACACTTGCTTCTGGTGCTGGGTTAACAATGATCTCAATTGGACCTGCACTTAATGGACGTTGACATTCGTCTAAGCCTCTCCAAGTTACAGTTAACTTTCCTCCACATGACGTATAATCTGGTACGATAGTAGCTTCTAATTCTCCTGAGATATTACATGTTCCTTCTAAACCATTTGTATAGCTTGCATTTGCTGCCATATAACCTGCTGCATCTGAACAATCAATACTAGTTGGAAGTAATGGTGTTGTTACACTTGCTTCTGGTGCTGGGTTAACGATGATCTCAATTGGACCTGCACTTAATGGACGTTGACATTCGTCTAAGCCTCTCCAAGTTACAGTTAATTTTCCTCCACATGACGTATAATCTGGTACGATAGTAGCTTCTAATTCTCCTGAGATATTACATGTTCCTTCTAAACCATTTGTATAGCTTGCATTTGCTGCCATATAACCTGCGGCATCTGAACAATCAATACTAGCTGGAAGTTCTGGTGTTGTTACACTTGCTTCTGGTGCTGGGTTAACGATGATCTCAATTGGACCTGCACTTAATGGACGTTGACATTCATCATATCCTGACCAAGTTACAGTTAATTTTCCTCCACATGACGTATAATCTGGTACGATAGTAGCTTCTAATTCTCCTGAGATATTACATGTTCCTTCTAAACCATTTGTATAGCTTGCATTCGCTGCCATATAACCTGCGGCATCTGAACAATCAATACTAGTTGGAAGTTCTGGTGTTGTTACACTTGCTTCTGGTGCTGGATTAACGATGATCTCAATTGGACCTGCACTTAATGGACGTTGACATTCGTCATATCCTCTCCAAGTTACAGTTAATTTTCCTCCACATGACGTATAATCTGGTACGATAGTAGCTTCTAATTCTCCTGAGATATTACATGTTCCTTCTAAACCATTTGTATAGCTTGCATTTGCTGCCATATAACCTGCTGCATCTGAACAATCAATACTAGTTGGAAGTTCTGGTGTTGTTACACTTGCTTCTGGTGCTGGATTAACGATGATCTCAATTGGACCTGCACTTAATGGATTTTGACATACGTCATATCCTGACCAAGTTACGGTTAGCTTTCCTCCACATACAGTATAATCTGGTACGATAGTAGCTTCTAATTCTCCTGAAATCTCACATAAACCTGTTAAGCCATTTGTATAGCTTGCGTTTGCTGCCATATATCCTGCTGCATCTGAACAATCAATACTAGCTGGAAGTTCTGGTGTTGTTACACTTGCTTCTGGTGCTGGCAAAACTGTAATTGTTTTTCTGTATTCGATTTCTCGTCCACAATCATCTACAAATTTCCAGTCTACATATAAAGTTCCTCCACATGCATCATAGCTTCCTGTTTTTACTCCTGGTACATCTCCATTGATTCCACAAGTTCCTTCTAAACCATTACTATATGCTAAATTAGTAACGATATAATCGTCTGCTAAATCACATGTTACATTGATATTTGGTAAAGGATTTATAAATTCAGCCATTGGTGCTGGATCTACTGATATCGTTTGTGAAGCACTTAATGCACGTCCACAAACATCTTCTCCTGACCATGTTACTGTGATTTCTCCGCCACACTCATCAAAATTATTCGTTTGAGTTGGCTCTAAATATCCTGAAATATTACATGTACCTTCTAATCCATTTGTATAATACAATGAGTCTGCTTGATAAGAATCTGCATCTGAACAACTTAACATCTCATCCTCTAATGTATCTAACGTTGCCTCTGGTGCTGGACCTACTTTTAATTGCTTTCTTGCTGTAATTGTTCGTCCACATTGATCTGTATAAGTCCAATCTACAAACAATAAACCTCCACATGAGTTAAACTCTCCACTTAATACTCCGTCTACTGAACCATTAATTCCACATTCACCTTCTAAACCATTAGAATATGATAATAATCCTGCTTCATAATTTGCTGCTTCTGAACATGTAATATCTTCGTGTTCTGTTTCTTCGAAACTAGCCTCTGGCGCTGGTGTAACATTGATTACAAATGGTCCTGCCATCAAATCTCTATCACAAGCATCTTTAGTTAAATAATTAACAGTAATTGTTCCTCCGCAAAGGTCATAGTTAAAATCTACATCAGCATTAATAGCACCTGTTAATCCACAAGCAGTACCATCTAAACCATTACTATAAGTAGCATCCGCAGCTGTAAAGTTTGCTGCTTCTGAACACATAATATCTGATGGGAATTCTGGAACTGACACTGTAGGTTGTGGTGCTGGAATTACAATAATTTCAAATGGACCTGCATTTAGTGGACGTCCACATGCATCTTCTCCTGAATATGAAACTGTAATAAATCCACCACAATTTCCATAACTATTCTGTACTGTTGCTTCAAGTTCTCCTGAAATATTACAAGTACCATCTAATCCATTTGTATATGTTGCGTTTGCCGCATTGAAAGCATTAGCTTCTTCACAAGACAGTGATTCAGCAAACTCTGGAGTAGTTACACTAGCTTCTGGAGCTGGTAATACATTAATATCTACTGTTGCGCTTAATGGGTTTCCACAAGCATCTTCTCCTGTCCAAGTTATTGTGATTTTTCCGCCACATGAATCAAAATCATTTACTTGTTCTGGGTTTACTGATCCATCTAAACTACAATCTCCTTCTAAGCCATTTGAATAATTTAATGCTGCTGCTACATAACCGGATGCATCTGAACATGATAATTCTGACTCAACATCAATAGCTTCAAACTCTGCCGCTGGTGCTGGTAAGACTACGATATCTACTAATGTACTTAATGGATTACCACATGTATCTTCTCCGATATAGTTTACTGTGATTTTTCCGCCACAAGCATCAAATAAATTCTTTTGAATTGGTGCTATTGAACCATTTATACTACAATCTCCTTCTAAGCCATTACTATAGCCTAATGATCCTGCAACATATGAGGATGCTTCCTCACAACTTAATGGTGTATTATCTGTTGCGTCTAATGTCGCTGCTGGTGCTGGTGTTACGGTATAAACCTTCTCCGCGTTTATTGTTCGTCCACAGTCATCTGAATACGTCCAGTTTACAGTAATATCTCCTCCACAAAGTGTAAAGTTTGGTGTTACTGTTCCTGATACTGATCCTTGAATTGAACATGCACTTTTTGATATACCATTGCTATATAATAAATCTTCTGCTTGGAAGTTAAATGCTGCTTCACATGAAATTGTCTCTGGTGAAACTGGTGCAAATTCTGCCATTGGTGCTGGTAACACAACTATTGTTTGAGTACCTACAACGGCCATGTTTCCACATAGATCCATTGCTGACCATGTTCTTACTAATTCTCCGCCTTCACAAGCTAATCCTAGATTATCATAATTCTCATTAAGAATTACTTCAACATTTGCTGTACAGTTATCTGTTGCTGTAACATTAGCTGCTGCTGGTATTAAATCTATACATGATACTTCTGTATTTGCTGGAACGCCACTTAATACTGGTGCTTCTGAATCACCTCCCATGTACTCAATAAAGATTGGCTCTGCAAAGTTCCCACAGTCATCTTGAATTGTATACTCAAATGCTGATAACCATTTACAATCATCATTACCTTTTTCTGTCGTTAATGTTTTTGTTACCGTTACTGTTCCGCAATTATCCCAATATAAGGCTGCTATTTCTGCTTCTGTTGGACCTAATGGTTTCTGATCATAACATAAGTTTAAACCATTCATTCCTGTTGGAACTTCTGATCCTTTATTTAATTGTGGCGCTTGAGTATCGCCTCCACTATAATGAATATCTAAATCCGCTAACATGTTACCACAAGTATCCATAATTGTATACTTGTAATTTGCTGTCCATGAACAATCATCGCCTTGAGGGGAACCAAACTTCTCTACTAGAACTTCTCCACAGTTATCTGTGTAAAGACCTGCTATTGTTGATAATTTTGGACCGCTTGGTGCTTGATTAAAACATAAGTTTAAACCTGTTGCTCCACTTGGAACTTGAGCGCCTTCATTTAATAATGGAGGTGTTCTATCTCCTCCTGTATAAG is part of the Psychroserpens ponticola genome and encodes:
- a CDS encoding ATP-dependent Clp protease ATP-binding subunit, translating into MDDNFSPRVKDVIAFSKEEALRLGHDFIGTEHLMLGLLRDGSGKAIDILSALDIDLNHLRRKVEILSPANPNITITSNEKKNLHLTRQAERALKTTFLEAKLFQSTSINTAHLLLCILRNENDPTTKLLNKLKVDYDNVKEQFKFMITNDDDFIDEPKAESFSDDEPIEDDDAKQNPFGQTGSKSTKKSKTPVLDNFGRDLTVMAEEGKLDPVVGREKEIQRVSQILSRRKKNNPLLIGEPGVGKSAIAEGLALRIVKRKVSRILFNKRVVTLDLASLVAGTKYRGQFEERMKAVMNELEKNDDIILFIDEIHTIVGAGGATGSLDASNMFKPALARGEIQCIGATTLDEYRQYIEKDGALERRFQKVIVEPTTVEETIEILNNIKGKYEEHHNVDYTDEAIEACVKLTNRYMTERFLPDKAIDALDEAGSRVHITNIDVPKQILELEKKLEEVKETKNTVVKKQKYEEAAKLRDDEKRLEKELALAQEKWEEETKQHREVVSEDNVADVVSMMTGIPVNRIAQTESNKLAQLPELIKGKVIGQDEAVAKVVKAIQRNRAGLKDPNKPIGSFIFLGQTGVGKTQLAKVLARELFDSEDALIRIDMSEYMEKFAISRLVGAPPGYVGYEEGGQLTEKVRRKPYAVILLDEIEKAHPDVFNMMLQVLDDGFLTDSLGRKIDFRNTIIIMTSNIGARKLKDFGQGVGFGTSAKAAQASDNSRSIIENALKKAFAPEFLNRIDDVMVFNALEKDDINKIIDIELAFLIKRIKDLGYKLKLSTKAKDYIAEKGFDKQYGARPLKRAIQKYIEDALAEEIINSQLQEGDTIIMDLDTKSDELTIKIEKPKKQAES
- a CDS encoding T9SS type A sorting domain-containing protein yields the protein MSNFTRSGGRAKIWQSITNLSCCSLDLITNQTRVMKAFAFVMLFGFSISTVAAQSLERRSFIEGCQDEAPAGPSEADVANLYLNQCGDTPAEVIKSSIMSGNDCDWTVEYTYSIKCGSFEGEIKIPYTGGDRTPPLLNEGAQVPSGATGLNLCFNQAPSGPKLSTIAGLYTDNCGEVLVEKFGSPQGDDCSWTANYKYTIMDTCGNMLADLDIHYSGGDTQAPQLNKGSEVPTGMNGLNLCYDQKPLGPTEAEIAALYWDNCGTVTVTKTLTTEKGNDDCKWLSAFEYTIQDDCGNFAEPIFIEYMGGDSEAPVLSGVPANTEVSCIDLIPAAANVTATDNCTANVEVILNENYDNLGLACEGGELVRTWSAMDLCGNMAVVGTQTIVVLPAPMAEFAPVSPETISCEAAFNFQAEDLLYSNGISKSACSIQGSVSGTVTPNFTLCGGDITVNWTYSDDCGRTINAEKVYTVTPAPAATLDATDNTPLSCEEASSYVAGSLGYSNGLEGDCSINGSIAPIQKNLFDACGGKITVNYIGEDTCGNPLSTLVDIVVLPAPAAEFEAIDVESELSCSDASGYVAAALNYSNGLEGDCSLDGSVNPEQVNDFDSCGGKITITWTGEDACGNPLSATVDINVLPAPEASVTTPEFAESLSCEEANAFNAANATYTNGLDGTCNISGELEATVQNSYGNCGGFITVSYSGEDACGRPLNAGPFEIIVIPAPQPTVSVPEFPSDIMCSEAANFTAADATYSNGLDGTACGLTGAINADVDFNYDLCGGTITVNYLTKDACDRDLMAGPFVINVTPAPEASFEETEHEDITCSEAANYEAGLLSYSNGLEGECGINGSVDGVLSGEFNSCGGLLFVDWTYTDQCGRTITARKQLKVGPAPEATLDTLEDEMLSCSDADSYQADSLYYTNGLEGTCNISGYLEPTQTNNFDECGGEITVTWSGEDVCGRALSASQTISVDPAPMAEFINPLPNINVTCDLADDYIVTNLAYSNGLEGTCGINGDVPGVKTGSYDACGGTLYVDWKFVDDCGREIEYRKTITVLPAPEASVTTPELPASIDCSDAAGYMAANASYTNGLTGLCEISGELEATIVPDYTVCGGKLTVTWSGYDVCQNPLSAGPIEIIVNPAPEASVTTPELPTSIDCSDAAGYMAANASYTNGLEGTCNISGELEATIVPDYTSCGGKLTVTWRGYDECQRPLSAGPIEIIVNPAPEASVTTPELPTSIDCSDAAGYMAANASYTNGLEGTCNISGELEATIVPDYTSCGGKLTVTWSGYDECQRPLSAGPIEIIVNPAPEASVTTPELPASIDCSDAAGYMAANASYTNGLEGTCNISGELEATIVPDYTSCGGKLTVTWRGLDECQRPLSAGPIEIIVNPAPEASVTTPLLPTSIDCSDAAGYMAANASYTNGLEGTCNISGELEATIVPDYTSCGGKLTVTWRGLDECQRPLSAGPIEIIVNPAPEASVTTPELPTSIDCSDAAGYMAANASYTNGLEGTCNISGELEATIVPDYTSCGGKLTVTWSGYDECQRPLSAGPIEIIVNPAPEASVTTPELPASIDCSDAAGYMAANASYTNGLEGTCNISGELEATIVPDYTSCGGKLTVTWSGYDECQRPLSAGPIEIIVNPAPEASVTTPLLPASIDCVDAAGYMAANASYTNGLEGTCNISGELEATIVPDYDACGGKLTVTWSGYDVCGRPLSAGPIDIEVNPAPAPVFDSIESVSIACEDLASYEPEFLGYSNGIDGTCGINGEVQGVADEFTGSCGTFEVHFSYVSCGVEITSKQTITVIDETAPILVGELPQGLSDVNACLSGAPAPPTEEEIEALFTDNCGNVNATLVITSPEENTDCLWAVLYRYTIVDDCGNYAAPVKIYHNGGDKSAPELVGNLPEGVTGLQCLSENPGAPDLGAIQDAYTDNCGDVMVTPFEPNIQGDDCGWTATYEYEIKDTCGNKLPNLVIVNSGADTMAPELDGEIPMGENTVNACKDSDLGEPTEEDIAALFSDNCTDITADNVTKIEKLAIGSDCEWIRVFEYIVKDDCGNVYPTFKVNYQGGDSEGPMATGQCTDEVMVLNTSDWDGLACPEDASLSLVDGDVISVDSEWTVGGIPAGAIGSIYGCYTDNCTAVEDLTFTVIGLEESKSDCSTTLTVTFDVEDSCGNKSADPLVCTFIINDTTAPELTCPAGEDFGTVTETPDFIDKATWTDNCQGNGETADYTDVLTEEQGEVAYVEGDYVFTFEAGYVLTLGGQPAGTQNDKPYYAGSITTNGNPSPQYGTFEVIYNSGSGQYEVMQDFGNGPFVAGTASADAFETCDADAWYFEEQDGHNKAFTLECPEYSSTTTYTLVRTFTADDGCGNIGECETTYTWTIGQACDDVAPVLECPADEDFGIVQTAPTAFATSAPYSDEGNAGGTTETYSDVDSSEQYFGESTELSIGCIEDGVLFAVVNFVRTGFNGDGIAEYATGTRDDAPELTYELIYDSSTSTWITEEYQNGVFLSNIWFSPSSDNAPSCDPADWDINSSRCDSIFVDCGFAELDYTEYTKTRTFTATDDCGNEDTCDVVYTWVIDNEPSARNSSYTVGSNSDVRPLSLTGSKEESKIDFKAFPVPFDNEVTLTYEFDYRTDVTIEFFDTKGLLVLTETNTRYVAGSTGRTKLDLSRTSNQVFYVKLTTNQGSVTKKLVSSGK